A region of Subdoligranulum variabile DNA encodes the following proteins:
- a CDS encoding putative PEP-binding protein, which produces MYTFTGVSASAGIAIGPVEQIDHGTAGLHRIVCDPFRERALYDVAVVLAKDELRRLSQRAKGPDADILLFQIALLEDESFTNEIGDYIAAGAGGAAAVERAEQIFAGRLNNVDDEYIRERSVDVCDVCRRVVDILDGRPRRRLHLKRPSILVADRFFPSDLFSLDRRMILGLASNQDSSVSHAAIMARSMGIPAVIQLGDGVAALAAGHRAILDASDGDTGTLIIEPDGTHMAQADCKVAENRLHGRTPDPVAALPCLTRDGTAFRLLTATNATSDPGELLPQGSAGIGLLRTESVIMDDLSEDAQFARIREKLQYSDGAMVAVRTCDTHADDDSPWTAEIAKRLQGHRLFWPQIKALLRAAPYGDLRLLFPMIAGVEDWDACMNEVETCRQELYKDAPDAAMPPFGCIVDTPSAALLAGELIEHGAQMLAIDIEDLTRYTLGLIQDSTAAVAKVDNPAVRRLVKEVLQQAEARGVEVYLCGITVESIARIPVYLHLGIRTFSVEPAAILPLKKLLMQEDLRQDQN; this is translated from the coding sequence TAGAGCAGATCGATCACGGCACCGCCGGGCTGCACCGCATTGTGTGTGACCCGTTCCGGGAGCGCGCCCTGTACGATGTAGCGGTGGTGCTCGCCAAGGATGAGCTGCGCCGCCTGAGCCAGCGCGCCAAAGGACCGGACGCTGACATTCTCCTGTTCCAGATCGCGCTGCTGGAGGATGAATCCTTCACCAACGAAATCGGTGATTACATAGCGGCCGGCGCCGGTGGCGCCGCCGCCGTAGAGCGTGCCGAGCAGATTTTTGCCGGGCGCCTGAACAATGTGGATGATGAATACATCCGGGAGCGCAGCGTGGACGTCTGCGATGTATGCCGCCGTGTGGTGGATATTCTGGACGGCCGCCCCCGCCGCCGGCTGCACCTGAAGCGGCCAAGCATTTTGGTTGCGGACCGCTTTTTCCCCAGCGATCTGTTCAGTCTGGACCGGCGGATGATCCTGGGACTGGCGAGTAATCAGGACAGTTCGGTGAGCCACGCAGCCATCATGGCCCGCAGCATGGGCATTCCCGCCGTGATCCAGCTGGGCGACGGCGTGGCGGCACTGGCCGCCGGACACCGGGCGATCCTGGATGCCTCCGACGGAGACACCGGCACCCTTATCATCGAACCGGACGGAACTCATATGGCTCAGGCCGACTGCAAAGTGGCCGAGAATCGGCTGCACGGGCGCACACCCGACCCGGTGGCAGCCCTCCCCTGCCTGACCAGGGACGGCACAGCCTTCCGCCTGTTGACCGCCACCAATGCCACCTCCGACCCCGGGGAACTGCTGCCCCAGGGTTCAGCGGGCATCGGCCTGCTGCGCACCGAATCCGTCATCATGGATGATCTTTCGGAAGACGCGCAGTTTGCCCGTATCCGGGAAAAACTCCAGTATTCCGACGGTGCCATGGTGGCCGTACGTACCTGCGACACCCACGCAGATGACGACTCTCCCTGGACCGCCGAGATTGCCAAACGCCTGCAGGGGCACCGCCTTTTCTGGCCCCAGATCAAAGCCCTGCTGCGGGCAGCACCTTACGGAGACCTGCGGCTACTCTTCCCCATGATTGCCGGCGTGGAGGACTGGGACGCCTGCATGAATGAAGTGGAGACCTGCCGTCAGGAGTTGTACAAAGACGCCCCCGACGCAGCGATGCCGCCTTTCGGCTGCATTGTGGATACGCCTTCGGCGGCGCTGCTGGCCGGGGAGCTCATTGAACACGGCGCCCAGATGCTGGCGATCGACATTGAGGATCTGACCCGCTACACACTGGGCCTTATACAGGATTCCACCGCTGCCGTCGCCAAGGTGGATAACCCTGCCGTGCGGCGCCTGGTCAAGGAGGTCCTGCAACAGGCCGAGGCCCGCGGCGTGGAAGTGTATCTGTGCGGCATCACCGTCGAGAGCATCGCCCGCATTCCGGTTTATCTCCATTTAGGAATACGGACCTTCAGCGTGGAACCAGCGGCCATTCTGCCGCTGAAAAAGCTGCTGATGCAGGAAGACCTTCGCCAGGATCAGAACTGA
- a CDS encoding PucR family transcriptional regulator, whose product MANRVFQNVVYQMKEAVDRVVGVVDETGTVISCSELGQIGEVRDGVAAVRQTAGDAFVRDGYSYHQFSNAKHNDYAAFVEGTDPTAAQFAAMLSISLQCIKQYHDEKFDKTNFIKNVVLDNILPGDIYAKARELHFISDAQRVVLLIRVTSGNDISAYDVVSGLFPDKQKDFVFNISESDTVLVKEIKPDNNTRDMEKLATSIVDTLQGDHYIKAVVGIGTPINNIKDLASSFKEAQIAMEVGKVFDTERQVISYDHLGIARLIYQLPTTLCEAFLREVFKQESIDSLDAETLFTIQRFFENNLNVSETSRGLFVHRNTLVYRLEKIRKLTGLDLRNFDDAIVFKVALMVKKYLSANPAKY is encoded by the coding sequence ATGGCGAACAGGGTATTCCAGAACGTGGTGTACCAGATGAAAGAGGCCGTTGACCGCGTGGTCGGCGTCGTGGATGAAACCGGTACGGTAATCTCCTGCTCCGAACTGGGGCAGATCGGCGAAGTGCGCGACGGAGTGGCCGCCGTGCGGCAGACGGCCGGGGACGCCTTTGTGCGGGACGGATATTCCTACCACCAGTTCTCCAATGCCAAGCACAATGACTATGCGGCTTTTGTGGAGGGCACCGACCCCACGGCGGCACAGTTTGCGGCGATGCTGTCCATCAGCCTGCAGTGCATCAAGCAGTACCATGATGAGAAGTTTGACAAAACCAACTTCATCAAGAATGTGGTGCTGGACAACATCCTGCCCGGCGATATCTATGCCAAGGCGCGGGAGCTGCATTTCATCTCGGATGCACAGCGGGTGGTGCTGCTCATCCGTGTGACCTCCGGCAACGATATCTCGGCCTATGATGTGGTCAGCGGCCTCTTCCCGGACAAGCAGAAGGATTTCGTCTTCAACATCAGCGAGAGCGATACCGTCCTGGTCAAGGAGATCAAGCCTGACAACAACACCCGGGATATGGAAAAACTGGCCACCTCCATCGTGGATACGCTCCAGGGGGACCATTACATCAAGGCTGTGGTGGGTATCGGTACGCCCATCAACAACATCAAGGATCTGGCCTCCAGCTTCAAGGAAGCCCAGATCGCGATGGAAGTGGGCAAGGTGTTTGATACCGAGCGCCAGGTCATCAGCTACGATCACCTGGGGATCGCCCGTCTGATCTATCAGCTGCCCACCACGCTGTGTGAGGCATTCCTGCGGGAAGTCTTCAAACAGGAGAGCATTGATTCGTTGGATGCCGAGACACTGTTCACCATCCAGCGCTTCTTTGAAAACAACCTCAACGTTTCCGAAACGAGCCGTGGGCTGTTCGTGCACCGCAACACGCTGGTCTATCGTCTGGAGAAGATCCGCAAGCTGACCGGTCTGGATCTGCGCAACTTTGACGATGCCATCGTCTTCAAGGTGGCGCTGATGGTCAAGAAGTACCTCTCCGCCAACCCGGCCAAATATTAA
- a CDS encoding YebC/PmpR family DNA-binding transcriptional regulator, translated as MSGHSKWNNIKRKKEKTDGARAKVFTKIGREIAVAVKEGGSNPASNSKLAALITKAKANSVPNDNIQRIIKRAEGGDKADYEAMTYEGYGPGGVAVMVETLTDNRNRTAANMRHYFDKFGGNLGQMGCVSFMFTQKGVIVVDLEDKDPDELMMDALDAGAEDFDAGEEAAQVTTTPENFTAVCDALQNKGYTFISADVAQVPATTTTLTDPDQLTQMGKLLDALDDDDDVQNAWHSLENEEDLDR; from the coding sequence ATGTCCGGACATAGCAAATGGAACAATATCAAGCGTAAGAAGGAAAAGACCGACGGCGCCCGCGCCAAGGTGTTCACCAAGATCGGCCGCGAGATCGCTGTTGCTGTCAAGGAAGGCGGTTCCAACCCTGCCTCCAACTCCAAGCTGGCGGCCCTGATCACCAAGGCCAAGGCCAACAGTGTGCCCAACGATAACATCCAGCGCATCATCAAACGCGCCGAAGGCGGCGACAAGGCGGATTACGAAGCCATGACCTACGAGGGCTACGGTCCCGGCGGTGTGGCAGTCATGGTGGAGACCCTGACCGATAACCGCAACCGTACGGCGGCCAACATGCGCCACTACTTTGATAAGTTCGGCGGTAACCTGGGCCAGATGGGCTGCGTCAGCTTCATGTTCACCCAGAAGGGCGTTATCGTTGTGGATCTGGAGGACAAGGATCCCGATGAACTGATGATGGATGCCCTGGATGCCGGTGCAGAGGATTTTGACGCCGGGGAGGAAGCCGCCCAGGTCACCACCACGCCGGAAAACTTCACTGCGGTCTGCGATGCGCTGCAGAACAAGGGATATACTTTCATCTCCGCCGATGTGGCGCAGGTGCCCGCCACCACCACCACGCTGACCGATCCCGACCAGCTGACCCAGATGGGCAAGCTGCTGGATGCGCTGGACGATGACGACGACGTGCAGAACGCCTGGCATTCGCTGGAGAATGAGGAAGACCTCGACCGATAA
- a CDS encoding protein kinase domain-containing protein, with translation MAELLCPHCLQPLAGGYHGDCPHCGRSLENQNPEGALPLGTQLAGRYTVGSYLSADGDGLSYRGVLNEEKRFVLIKEYFPVTLCNGRSADGALMPKEGKEVLFKTSRMDFKDLYDDLHNLTPATGLSTILDVMEENNTVYAVEESEKGMTLTHYLSLRSRTLTPAEARTLLQPIMEGVTQLHKAGLIHRGICPDNILLPIDGTARLTGYGTLALRTGGSELKSQLYPGYAAPEQYSAAEFSGRYTDVYALAAVCYKLVTGQTPVSAPQRKVRDSLESAHSLEAGVPTWFSQVLACALRLDPARRMQTVPELMSALTDPNVANAMFERGDNQISTRKIMAVSLVVIVVLAILLVWSLLDTSGNNRAETPVPTQTASDSAQSGEASSQATETIPDLVGKRYASEIKDNDLYTGYRIVMTEENSSEIAAGIVISQDPVAGTLKTEEGEIIQIVVSKGPNLVEMPDIIGFTQSNASKQLDERGIQYKMQIVENDGTMAEGCVAKTDVLAGTKFDAGKTIVSVFIAGERDDTLVATTGDGESQSGADSAASDSAQSQ, from the coding sequence ATGGCGGAACTTCTTTGCCCGCATTGCCTGCAGCCTCTTGCGGGCGGGTACCACGGGGACTGTCCCCATTGCGGCCGATCGCTGGAAAACCAGAATCCCGAAGGAGCGCTGCCGCTGGGCACCCAGCTGGCGGGACGCTACACGGTGGGCAGCTATCTCAGCGCCGACGGCGACGGACTTTCTTACCGGGGCGTGCTCAATGAGGAAAAAAGGTTCGTCCTGATCAAAGAATACTTCCCGGTGACGCTCTGCAACGGACGCAGCGCCGACGGAGCCCTGATGCCCAAGGAGGGCAAGGAGGTGCTGTTCAAAACCAGCCGGATGGATTTCAAGGATCTGTACGATGACCTCCACAATCTGACACCGGCCACCGGACTGAGCACGATCCTGGATGTCATGGAAGAAAACAATACCGTCTATGCCGTGGAGGAAAGCGAGAAAGGCATGACGCTGACGCATTATCTGAGTCTGCGCAGCCGCACGCTGACGCCTGCCGAAGCCCGGACGCTGCTGCAGCCCATCATGGAGGGCGTCACCCAACTGCACAAAGCAGGGCTGATCCATCGCGGCATCTGCCCGGACAATATTCTGCTGCCCATTGATGGTACAGCCCGGCTGACCGGCTATGGAACGTTGGCTCTGCGCACCGGCGGCAGCGAACTGAAGAGTCAGCTGTATCCGGGATATGCGGCGCCGGAACAATATTCGGCGGCGGAGTTCAGTGGCCGCTATACAGACGTCTATGCCCTGGCGGCAGTCTGCTACAAACTGGTGACGGGCCAGACCCCGGTTTCGGCGCCCCAACGCAAGGTGCGGGACAGCCTGGAGTCGGCACACAGCCTGGAAGCCGGTGTGCCGACCTGGTTTTCCCAGGTGCTGGCCTGCGCCTTGCGTCTGGATCCCGCACGCCGGATGCAGACGGTGCCGGAACTGATGAGCGCTCTCACCGACCCCAATGTGGCCAATGCCATGTTTGAGCGGGGGGATAATCAGATCAGTACCCGCAAAATTATGGCGGTCTCGCTGGTTGTGATCGTTGTGCTGGCGATTTTGTTGGTCTGGAGCCTGCTGGATACCAGCGGAAACAACCGTGCGGAGACACCGGTGCCGACTCAGACAGCCAGTGACAGCGCACAGAGCGGGGAGGCGTCCTCCCAGGCGACGGAAACCATCCCGGACCTGGTGGGAAAGCGCTATGCCAGCGAGATCAAGGACAATGACCTGTATACGGGATACCGCATCGTCATGACCGAAGAAAACAGTTCCGAGATTGCGGCGGGAATTGTCATCAGCCAGGATCCGGTGGCGGGAACCCTCAAGACCGAGGAGGGGGAGATCATCCAGATCGTGGTCAGCAAAGGCCCGAACCTGGTGGAAATGCCGGATATCATCGGTTTCACCCAGTCCAATGCCAGCAAGCAGCTGGATGAGCGGGGCATCCAGTACAAGATGCAGATCGTGGAAAACGACGGCACCATGGCGGAAGGCTGTGTGGCCAAGACCGATGTGCTGGCCGGAACCAAGTTTGACGCCGGAAAGACCATCGTCAGTGTTTTCATTGCCGGAGAGCGGGATGATACGCTGGTGGCAACCACCGGTGACGGCGAAAGCCAGAGCGGTGCAGACAGCGCAGCCTCGGATTCCGCACAGAGTCAATGA